The Podospora bellae-mahoneyi strain CBS 112042 chromosome 7, whole genome shotgun sequence genome includes a window with the following:
- the ACC1 gene encoding acetyl-coenzyme-A carboxylase (BUSCO:EOG092600T4; COG:I; EggNog:ENOG503NUU6) has translation MGDTPRNGVIVPKSNGKASYAEKHKIASHFIGGNRLENAPPSKVKDFVANHDGHTVITNVLIANNGIAAVKEIRSVRKWAYETFGDERAIKFTVMATPEDLQANADYIRMADHYVEVPGGTNNHNYANVELIVDIAERMDVHAVWAGWGHASENPKLPESLAASPKKIVFIGPPGSAMRSLGDKISSTIVAQHADVPCIPWSGTGVSQVSVDEDGIVTVPDDVYLKGCVSSWQEGLEKAKEIGFPVMVKASEGGGGKGIRKVVNEETFEELYKAAASEIPGSPIFVMKLADSARHLEVQLLADQYGNNISLFGRDCSVQRRHQKIIEEAPVTIAKPNTFKAMEEAAVRLGKLVGYVSAGTVEYLYSHADDKFYFLELNPRLQVEHPTTEMVSGVNLPAAQLQIAMGLPLHRIQDIRLLYGVDPKTATEIDFQFANPESEKTQRRPTPKGHTTACRITSEDPGEGFKPSNGVLHDLNFRSSSNVWGYFSVGSAGGIHSFSDSQFGHIFAYGENRAASRKHMVVALKELSIRGDFRTTVEYLIKLLETEAFEDNTITTGWLDELISKKLTAERPDPMLAVVCGAVTKAHIASENCIAEYRAGLEKGQVPSKDILKTVFPVDFIYEGYRYKFTVSRSSSDSYHLFINGSKCTVGVRALSDGGLLVLLDGRSHNVYWKEEAAATRISVDSKTCLLEQENDPTQLRTPSPGKLVKYSVENGAHVRAGQTFAEVEVMKMYMPLIAQEDGIVQLIKQPGATLEAGDILGILALDDPSRVKQAQSFIGQLPEYGPPVVVGNKPAQKFTLLFNTLKNILMGFDNQVIMLQTLKGLIEVLRDPKLPYSEFSAQFSALHARMPQKLDAQFSSVLERASSRGAEFPARNLAKVFQKFLDDNVTSKSDADVLKTTLQPLTDVLDMYAEGQKVRELTVITELLNMYAEVERLFSGRRSQDEEVILQLRDQNKEDTSKVVQTVLSHTRVAAKNSLVLAILEEYRPNKPNVGNVGKYLRPVLRKMAELESRQTAKVSLKAREILIQCALPSLEERTAQMEHILRSSVVESRYGETGWDHREPNLEVIKEVVDSKYTVFDVLTLFFAHEDPWVSLAALEVYVRRAYRAYVLKKIEYHTDETETPSFVSWDFALRKIGQTEFGLPLQSAAPSSPATPVDNTFKRIHSISDMSYLERKTQEEPTRKGVIVPCKYLEDADDLLSRALDTLPVMNGAKKKTPGLIPDLSGKRRPPPPPRLDSIDELSAVVNVAIRDAEGRSDDEILKEILPLVHQFKDDLFARRVRRLTFICGRNDGSYPGYYTFRGPEYIEDDSIRHIEPSLAFQLELARLSKFKIKPVFTENKNIHMYEGVGKGVETDRRFFTRAVIRPGRLRDEIPTAEYLISEADRVINDIFDALEIIGTHNSDLNHMFINFTPVFQLQPQEVEQSLQGFLDRFGPRAWRLRVAQVEIRIICTDPSTGMPYPLRVIITNTSGYVIQVEMYAERKSDKGDWVFYSTGGTTKIGSMHLLPVSTPYPTKNWLQPKRYKAHLMGTQYVYDFPELFRQAIQNSWANAVKKVPSMAEKQPPVGECIEFNELVLDDHDNLAEVSRDPGTNTCGMVGWLISARTPEYPKGRKFVVVANDITFNIGSFGPKEDNFFYKCTELARKLGVPRIYLSANSGARLGLANELMPHFSVAWNEEGKPEAGFKYLYLNDEAKKRFESTVLTEEVSEGGEKRHKIVTIIGAEDGLGVECLRGSGLIAGATSRAYQDIFTCTLVTCRSVGIGAYLVRLGQRAVQIEGQPIILTGAPALNNLLGREVYTSNLQLGGTQIMYRNGVSHLTANDDFAGVSKIVEWMSFVPDKRNNPVPISLGIDSWDRDVVFTPEQKKPYDVRWMIAGKQDEDGFQPGLFDKDSFVETLGGWARTVVVGRARLGGIPMGVIGVETRSVENITPADPANPDSIEQVSNEAGGVWYPNSAFKTAQAINDFNYGEQLPLMILANWRGFSGGQRDMYNEVLKYGSYIVDALVKFEQPVFIYIPPFGELRGGSWVVVDPTINPTAMEMYADVEARGGVLEPEGIIGIKYRKDKQLETMARLDPVYSGLKRQIADTSLSKEEIDEIKKKMTEREQELLPVYAQISLQFADLHDRAGRMKAKGVIREVLEWRNARRFFYWRVRRRLNEEYILRRLASAAAVSGVHNKNAAAAAQARARHLSLLESWCGIAHFDKSDREVAIWYEENRKVVHEKVEHLKAEALQAEMRELVRLGSQSTEDAASNPAWKGIRDVLHTMPVQEREKMLQYLKQV, from the exons ATGGGAGACACACCACGGAACGGCGTTATAGTGCCCAAGTCCAACGGCAAGGCTTCGTATGCCGAGAAGCACAAGATCGCCTCCCACTTCATTGGCGGCAACCGGCTGGAAAATGCCCCGCCGTCCAAGGTGAAGGACTTTGTCGCTAACCACGACGGTCACACCGTCATTACAAAT GTATTGATCGCCAACAACGGTATCGCCGCCGTCAAGGAGATCAGATCAGTGCGAAAATGGGCCTACGAGACGTTTGGCGACGAGCGGGCCATCAAGTTCACCGTGATGGCCACGCCAGAAGATTTGCAAGCAAACGCCGACTACATCCGTATGGCTGACCATTACGTTGAGGTTCCCGGCGGcacaaacaaccacaactaTGCCAATGTCGAGCTTATTGTTGACATTGCGGAGCGTATGGACGTACACGCCGTGTGGGCAGGCTGGGGTCACGCTTCGGAAAACCCCAAGCTTCCAGAGTCCCTCGCCGCGTCACCAAAGAAGATTGTGTTCATCGGTCCTCCCGGCTCTGCCATGCGCTCGCTCGGTGACAAGATCTCTTCCACCATTGTAGCTCAGCACGCCGATGTGCCATGTATTCCATGGTCTGGTACTGGCGTTTCCCAAGTGAGTGtggacgaggatggcatCGTCACAGTTCCAGATGATGTCTACCTCAAGGGCTGCGTGAGCTCGTGGCAAGAGggcttggagaaggcgaaggagatTGGTTTCCCAGTAATGGTCAAGGCCtctgagggtggtggtggtaaggGTATTCGCAAGGTAGTCAACGAGGAGACCTTCGAGGAGCTTTacaaggcggcggcgagcgaGATCCCCGGCTCTCCCATTTTCGTCATGAAGTTGGCCGACAGTGCGAGACATTTGGAGGTTCAATTGCTTGCTGATCAGTACGGCAACAACATTTCGCTGTTTGGCAGAGATTGCTCGGTCCAACGCAGACATCAAAAGATTATCGAAGAGGCCCCCGTCACCATTGCCAAGCCAAACACGTTCAAGGccatggaggaggctgccgttCGCCTCGGCAAGCTTGTCGGTTACGTTTCCGCCGGTACCGTCGAGTATTTGTACTCCCATGCCGATGACAAGTTCTACTTCTTGGAGTTGAACCCTCGTCTCCAGGTCGAGCATCCCACGACCGAAATGGTCAGCGGTGTTAACCTCCCCGCTGCCCAGCTGCAAATCGCCATGGGTCTCCCACTTCACCGGATTCAGGACATCCGTTTGCTGTATGGTGTGGATCCCAAGACGGCCACCGAGATCGACTTCCAGTTTGCGAACCCTGAAAGTGAAAAGACCCAGCGGAGGCCAACGCCCAAGGGCCACACCACGGCCTGCCGTATCACCTCCGAGGATCCCGGTGAGGGCTTCAAGCCATCCAACGGTGTGCTCCACGACTTGAACTTCCGCTCCAGCTCCAACGTCTGGGGTTACTTCTCTGTCGGTTCCGCTGGTGGTATTCACAGCTTCTCCGACTCTCAGTTCGGTCACATTTTCGCCTACGGCGAGAACCGTGCTGCCTCCAGAAAGCACATGGTTGTGGCCCTGAAGGAGCTGAGCATCCGTGGTGACTTCCGTACTACTGTCGAGTACCTCATCAAGCTTCTCGAGACCGAGGCTTTCGaggacaacaccatcaccaccggctggCTTGATGAGTTGATTTCCAAGAAGCTCACTGCCGAGAGACCTGACCCTATGCTCGCTGTTGTCTGCGGTGCTGTCACCAAGGCTCACATTGCCAGCGAGAACTGCATTGCCGAATACAGAGCCGGTCTGGAGAAGGGCCAAGTCCCCTCCAAAGACATTCTCAAGACTGTCTTCCCTGTGGACTTCATCTATGAGGGCTACCGGTACAAGTTCACCGTCAGTCGTTCCAGCTCTGACAGCTACCACCTCTTCATCAATGGTTCCAAGTGCACAGTTGGTGTTCGCGCTCTCAGCGACGGTGGTCTCCTGGTCCTCCTCGATGGGCGCAGTCACAACGTGTACTGGAAGGAAGAGGCCGCCGCCACTCGCATCTCAGTCGACAGCAAGACCTGCCTgttggagcaggagaacGATCCAACCCAGCTCCGCACGCCATCTCCCGGTAAGCTCGTGAAGTACTCTGTGGAGAACGGTGCCCACGTGCGCGCTGGCCAGACCTTTGCCGAAGTTGAGGTCATGAAGATGTACATGCCCCTCATCGCGCAGGAGGACGGTATTGTGCAGCTCATCAAGCAGCCCGGAGCTACCCTCGAGGCTGGTGACATTCTCGGTATCTTGGCTCTTGATGACCCCAGCCGCGTCAAGCAAGCTCAGTCGTTCATCGGCCAGCTTCCCGAGTATGGCCCtcctgtggtggttggtaACAAGCCCGCCCAGAAGTTCACCCTtctcttcaacaccctcaagaaCATCCTCATGGGTTTCGACAACCAGGTGATCATGCTGCAGACCCTGAAGGGGCTTATTGAGGTGCTCCGCGACCCCAAGCTCCCCTACAGCGAGTTCTCGGCTCAGTTCTCTGCCCTCCATGCCCGCATGCCCCAGAAGCTCGACGCTCAATTCAGCTCTGTTCTCGAACGTGCGTCCTCGCGTGGCGCCGAGTTCCCTGCTCGCAACCTGGCCAAGGTCTTCCAGAAGTTCCTTGACGACAACGTCACCTCCAAGAGCGACGCAGACGTCCTCAAGACCACTCTTCAGCCTTTGACCGACGTGCTCGACATGTATGCCGAAGGTCAGAAGGTGCGTGAGTTGACCGTTATCACTGAGCTCCTGAACATGTACGCCGAGGTCGAGCGCCTTTTCTCTGGCCGCCGGTCTCAGGACGAGGAAGTCATCTTGCAGCTTCGTGACCAGAACAAGGAGGACACCTCCAAGGTTGTGCAGACTGTGCTGTCGCATACCAGAGTTGCGGCCAAGAACTCGCTGGTTCTTGCCATTCTGGAGGAGTACCGTCCCAACAAGCCCAATGTTGGCAACGTTGGCAAGTACCTTCGCCCAGTGCTTCGCAAGATGGCCGAGCTCGAGTCCCGCCAAACTGCTAAGGTCTCGTTGAAGGCTCGTGAGATTCTCATCCAATGTGCCCTTCCGTCTCTCGAGGAGAGAACCGCCCAGATGGAGCACATTTTGCGCTCCTCTGTTGTTGAGTCCCGCTACGGCGAGACCGGCTGGGACCACCGGGAGCCTAACCTCgaggtcatcaaggaggTCGTCGACTCCAAGTACACTGTCTTCGATGTCCTGACTTTGTTCTTCGCTCACGAGGATCCCTGGGTTTCTCTGGCTGCTTTGGAGGTTTACGTCCGTCGCGCGTACCGTGCGTATGTCCTGAAGAAGATTGAGTACCACACCGATGAGACCGAGACGCCATCCTTCGTTTCCTGGGACTTTGCTCTGCGCAAGATCGGCCAGACCGAGTTCGGGCTGCCCTTGCAGTCCGCcgccccatcctctccggcTACGCCGGTTGATAACACCTTCAAGCGTATCCACTCCATCAGCGACATGTCCTACCTCGAGAGGAAGACACAGGAGGAGCCGACCCGTAAGGGTGTGATAGTGCCATGCAAGTACCTCGAGGATGCCGATGACCTCCTCTCCAGAGCTCTCGACACCCTCCCGGTGATGAACggcgccaagaagaagaccccTGGCCTCATTCCCGACCTCAGCGGCAAGCGTCgcccgccccctcctcctcgtcttgaCAGCATCGACGAACTTTCAGCCGTTGTCAACGTTGCCATCCGCGATGCTGAGGGCCGCAGCGATGATGAGATCTTGAAGGAGATCTTGCCCCTGGTCCATCAGTTCAAGGATGACCTTTTCGCCCGCCGCGTCCGTCGTCTGACCTTCATCTGCGGCCGCAACGATGGCTCGTACCCCGGTTACTACACCTTCCGTGGCCCCGAGTACATTGAGGATGACAGTATTCGCCATATTGAGCCTTCTCTTGCCTTCCAGCTCGAATTGGCTCGTCTCTCCAAGTTCAAGATCAAGCCCGTCTTCACCGAAAACAAGAACATCCACATGTACGAAGGTGTTGGGAAGGGTGTTGAGACTGATAGGCGCTTCTTCACTCGTGCTGTCATTCGCCCCGGAAGACTTCGGGATGAGATTCCTACCGCCGAGTACTTGATTTCGGAAGCCGACCGCGTGATCAACGATATTTTTGACGCTCTCGAGATTATCGGCACACACAACTCGGATTTGAACCATATGTTCATCAACTTTACTCCCGTCTTCCAGCTTCAGCCTCAGGAAGTTGAGCAGTCGCTTCAGGGCTTCTTGGATCGCTTCGGTCCCCGCGCTTGGCGTCTTCGTGTTGCCCAGGTCGAGATCCGCATTATTTGCACTGATCCCTCCACCGGCATGCCCTACCCTCTGCGTGTGATCATTACCAACACCTCTGGCTACGTCATCCAGGTAGAGATGTATGCCGAGCGCAAGTCGGACAAGGGCGACTGGGTCTTCTACTCTACCGGTGGCACCACCAAGATCGGATCCATGCATCTGCTCCCCGTCTCGACCCCTTACCCCACCAAGAACTGGCTCCAGCCCAAGCGGTACAAGGCTCACTTGATGGGCACTCAGTATGTGTATGATTTCCCCGAGCTTTTCCGCCAGGCCATCCAGAACAGCTGGGCCAATGCTGTCAAGAAGGTCCCCTCCATGGCCGAGAAGCAGCCCCCGGTTGGCGAGTGCATCGAGTTCAACGAGCTTGTCTTGGATGACCATGACAACTTGGCCGAGGTTTCTCGCGACCCAGGCACCAACACCTGCGGTATGGTCGGTTGGCTCATCAGCGCCCGCACCCCCGAATACCCCAAGGGCCGCAAGTTTGTTGTCGTCGCCAACGACATCACCTTCAACATTGGTTCTTTCGGGCCCAAGGAAGACAACTTCTTCTACAAGTGCACAGAGCTTGCTCGCAAGTTGGGCGTTCCCCGCATCTACTTGTCGGCCAATTCGGGTGCTCGCTTGGGTCTGGCCAACGAGCTGATGCCTCACTTCAGCGTGGCCTGGAacgaggagggcaagccCGAGGCTGGCTTCAAGTACCTCTACCTCAACGatgaggccaagaagaggtTCGAGAGCACTGTGCTGACCGAGGAGGTCTCTGAGGGTGGCGAGAAGCGTCACAAgatcgtcaccatcatcggCGCTGAAGACGGTTTGGGTGTCGAGTGCTTGCGTGGTTCCGGCCTCATCGCCGGTGCCACTAGCAGAGCCTACCAGGATATCTTTACTTGCACGCTCGTCACCTGCCGCTCGGTTG GTATTGGTGCCTACCTTGTCCGCCTTGGTCAGCGTGCTGTGCAAATTGAGGGCCAGCCCATCATCCTGACTGGTGCCCccgccctcaacaaccttttGGGTCGTGAGGTCTACACCTCTAACCTCCAGCTTGGTGGCACTCAGATCATGTACCGCAACGGTGTGTCTCACTTGACCGCCAACGACGACTTTGCTGGTGTTTCCAAGATTGTTGAGTGGATGTCCTTCGTTCCCGATAAGCGCAACAACCCTGTGCCCATCAGCCTTGGCATCGACAGCTGGGATCGTGACGTTGTCTTCACCCCAGAGCAGAAGAAGCCCTATGATGTTAGGTGGATGATTGCCGGCAAGCAGGACGAGGACGGTTTCCAGCCTGGTCTGTTCGACAAGGATTCCTTCGTGGAGACCCTTGGCGGCTGGGCTCGCACTGTCGTGGTTGGTCGTGCTCGTCTCGGCGGCATTCCTATGGGTGTCATCGGTGTCGAGACCCGCTCTGTCGAGAACATCACACCCGCCGACCCTGCCAACCCTGACTCGATCGAGCAAGTCAGCAACGAGgccggtggtgtttggtACCCCAACTCTGCCTTCAAGACTGCTCAGGCCATCAACGACTTCAACTATGGCGAGCAGCTTCCCTTGATGATCCTTGCCAACTGGCGTGGATTCTCTGGTGGCCAGCGCGACATGTACAACGAGGTCCTCAAGTACGGCTCGTACATTGTCGATGCTCTCGTCAAGTTCGAGCAGCCAGTCTTCATCTACATTCCACCATTCGGTGAGCTTCGTGGTGGTTCGTGGGTCGTCGTCgatcccaccatcaacccgaCCGCCATGGAGATGTACGCCGATGTGGAGGCCCGCGGCGGTGTCTTGGAGCCTGAGGGTATCATCGGTATCAAGTACCGCAAGGATAAGCAGCTGGAGACCATGGCCCGTCTCGATCCCGTTTACTCGGGCCTTAAGAGGCAGATCGCCGACACGTCGCTTTccaaggaggagatcgatgagatcaagaagaagatgacggagCGCGAGCAGGAGCTTCTGCCTGTATATGCTCAGATCAGCTTGCAGTTTGCCGATCTTCACGACCGCGCCGGCCGCATGAAGGCCAAGGGTGTCATTCGCGAGGTGCTCGAGTGGCGCAACGCCCGCCGCTTCTTTTACTGGCGCGTGCGCAGAAGATTGAACGAGGAGTacatcctccgccgccttgcCTCGGCGGCTGCGGTCTCGGGCGTTCACAACAAGAATGCCGCGGCAGCTGCCCAAGCCCGCGCCCgtcacctctctctcctcgaATCCTGGTGCGGTATTGCCCACTTTGACAAGTCTGATCGCGAGGTTGCCATCTGGTACGAGGAAAACCGCAAGGTGGTGCACGAGAAGGTTGAGCACCTCAAGGCCGAGGCTCTGCAGGCCGAGATGCGCGAGCTCGTCCGTCTTGGTAGCCAGTCTACGGAGGATGCTGCCAGCAACCCTGCCTGGAAGGGTATCCGCGATGTCCTTCACACCATGCCGGTACAAGAACGGGAGAAGATGCTCCAGTATCTCAAGCAGGTGTAA
- the NDE1_1 gene encoding NADH:ubiquinone oxidoreductase (EggNog:ENOG503NYEU; COG:Z), whose protein sequence is MSEPPSSPPSAGANPQDALAWYKSQYELLEQELSEFQASSKELEAELEKDLDAADKRERDLQKKAESLSYEVEEWKRKYKESKSEANAAQSILEKEITTLRETNRTLQLRLRDIEVANDDFERQARNTTSSLEDLESKYNVAIERAVLLEEEIKIGEQEREQLRVETQRLREELSDLKIEAEILQHKIKKQDARHLSTLSTDLSLPGSPPFGSSPHSTASSPMITTPPDTKSLSTADTLSELQDPPSPSISEISQLSRSRLSVTKGPTSQRKSRLPSADSSMASKPRSVGGASSSSTRGNRVATASAALRTSAQRNSTTSKPPPSTRAHKIPPSNSLTHIRTLTAQMQRLEARVQSARSKLPAGSASTPPRGSPRTVPTVPSSVTIRSRKRNAGSTASSTISNGDAKPMPSNFRSSLSSSTANKHVPRLSTSGVSRLSFGPLPNRNPNHQADASDIPRPSSRASVSSYARPVSRQESHGGGPSSAAMPPPRPMSRASLTGSRTPLGRPRSSLGMHSGRESHHGHNPSHSVSYSTLELDEGDTGEFRTPSRRGTFSRMDEGGFSAIPGPSGIPAPRRQSGGSGGIGLRRTSSASAAGPVASLLAGGMQGRVLEDLGETY, encoded by the exons ATGTCGgagccaccatcatcccctccaaGCGCCGGGGCCAACCCCCAGGATGCGCTCGCGTGGTACAAGTCGCAATACGAGCTGCTCGAGCAGGAACTATCGGAATTCCAAGCCTCAAGCAAAGAGCTAGAAGCCGAGCTCGAAAAGGACCTGGATGCTGCCGACAAGCGGGAAAGGGATCTGCAGAAAAAGGCCGAGAGCCTGAGCtatgaggtggaggaatgGAAG CGAAAATACAAGGAATCCAAATCCGAGGCAAATGCGGCGCAAAGCATTCTCGAGAAAGAGATCACCACCCTTCGCGAAACAAACCGGACCTTGCAGCTCAGACTACGGGACATCGAGGTAGCAAATGACGACTTTGAGCGACAGGCGCGCAACACCACGTCATCACTGGAGGATCTCGAGTCCAAGTACAATGTCGCCATCGAACGGGCTGtcttgctggaggaggagatcaagattgGGGAACAGGAAAGGGAACAGCTTCGGGTAGAGACTCAgcggttgagggaggagttgtcgGATCTAAAGATCGAGGCCGAAATCTTGCAgcacaagatcaagaagcaggaTGCCCGCCATTTATCGACACTCTCCACTGACCTCTCGCTCCCCGGCTCCCCGCCATTTGGCAGCTCACCTCACTCGACCGCAAGCTCACCGATgatcaccaccccacccgACACCAAGTCGCTATCCACCGCGGACACCTTGTCCGAACTCCAAgacccaccatcaccctccatcTCGGAGATCTCTCAACTGTCCCGGTCACGACTCAGCGTCACAAAAGGTCCTACGTCCCAAAGGAAATCCCGATTGCCTTCTGCCGACAGCAGCATGGCATCTAAACCAAGGTCCGTTGGCGGTGCGTCTAGCTCTTCAACCCGGGGCAATCGTGTGGCGACTGCTTCCGCCGCATTGCGCACGTCTGCCCAGAGAAACTCGACTACCagcaagccaccaccaagcacgAGGGCGCATAAGATTCCGCCCTCCAATTCACTCACCCATATCCGGACGCTCACAGCACAGATGCAGCGTCTGGAAGCTCGTGTGCAGTCTGCCCGGTCCAAGCTCCCTGCAGGTTCGGCCAGCACCCCACCACGGGGCTCACCAAGAACAGTTCCCACGGTACCATCTTCGGTCACAATACGCAGTAGGAAGCGTAATGCCGGTTCCACAGCTTCGTCGACGATCAGCAACGGCGACGCCAAACCAATGCCATCCAATTTCCGCAGCAGCCTTTCGAGTTCAACGGCGAATAAGCACGTCCCCCGACTTAGCACGTCGGGCGTCTCCCGATTGTCCTTTGGTCCGCTGCCCAACCGTAACCCTAACCACCAAGCCGATGCATCTGATATCCCACGGCCCAGCAGTCGAGCTAGCGTCTCGAGCTACGCACGGCCGGTTAGCAGACAGGAATCGCACGGCGGTGGTCCCTCGAGCGCCGCCATGCCACCTCCCAGGCCGATGAGCAGGGCCAGTCTCACGGGGTCCAGAACACCACTAGGTAGGCCGAGGAGTAGTCTGGGCATGCACAGTGGGAGGGAGTCGCATCATGGTCACAATCCAAGTCACAGCGTTAGTTACAGCACGCTGGAACTGGATGAGGGAGACACTGGGGAGTTCCGGACGCCTAGCAGACGGGGAACCTTTAGCAGGATGGACGAGGGTGGGTTCAGTGCCATTCCGGGACCAAGCGGGATTCCAGCACCGAGGAGGCAGAGCGGAGGGTCGGGAGGCATCGGGCTGCGGAGGACTAGTAGTGCCAGTGCTGCCGGGCCTGTAGCAAGTCTGCTAGCGGGAGGCATGCaggggagggtgctggaggatttgggggaAACCTACTAA
- a CDS encoding hypothetical protein (COG:L; EggNog:ENOG503NZ8Q) — protein sequence MQLRGIIPRRSASPALTRPLMDLFIPSLTNNLILTPNKHTTTFTDPHHHHTHHHRHLHLLFHHHSTTTAPAKPRRNSFPQIVKSKMTQTLHKKQEPAITSVTELPTSESRWVTLQKIEYTDQTGKARTWEVASRKTRSAKTGVDAVAIGNILLSPNKAPSTLLVIQYRPPLDAYTVEWPAGLIDEDETAEEAAVREFKEETGYEVSRVLSVSPVQAADPGLSNANMQMAMVEVEVPELEAGSLPEQRLEDGEHIERVVVPLAELYEKLVEYSKRERFIVAAKLFHFAAGMDFMKTQKYGL from the coding sequence ATGCAGTTGCGGGGCATCATTCCTCGCCGCTCAGCCAGCCCCGCTTTGACTCGCCCTCTTATGGACTTGTTCATTCCCTctctcaccaacaacctcatcctcaccccaaacaagcacaccaccaccttcacagatcctcaccatcatcatacccaccaccaccggcattTGCACCTGCTTTTTCACCATCACTCTACCACGACCGCCCCTGCCAAACCCCGCCGCAACTCCTTCCCTCAAATCGTCAAATCCAAAATGACGCAAACCCTCCACAAGAAGCAAGAACCAGCCATCACCTCGGTCACGGAACTTCCCACCTCGGAATCCAGATGGGTGACTCTTCAAAAAATCGAGTACACCGACCAAACAGGCAAAGCACGCACATGGGAGGTCGCCTCCCGCAAGACTCGCTCCGCCAAGACAGGCGTCGACGCTGTAGCTATTGGCAACATCTTGCTTTCTCCCAACAAGGCCCCCTCCACACTGCTAGTGATCCAATACCGCCCCCCACTAGACGCTTACACTGTCGAGTGGCCTGCCGGTCTTATCGACGAGGATGAGACAGCCGAAGAGGCGGCAGTGAGGGAGttcaaggaggagacggggtACGAAGTGAGCAGGGTGCTGAGTGTCAGCCCGGTGCAGGCGGCTGATCCGGGCTTGTCGAATGCGAATATGCAGATGGCTATGGTAGAGGTGGAGGTGCCTGAGCTGGAGGCGGGCTCGCTGCCGGAGCAAaggttggaggatggggagcaCATTGAGCGGGTGGTCGTCCCGCTGGCAGAGCTATATGAGAAGCTGGTGGAGTATAgcaagagggagaggtttaTTGTGGCGGCCAAGTTGTTTCATTTTGCGGCGGGCATGGATTTTATGAAGACGCAAAAGTATGGGCTTTAA
- a CDS encoding hypothetical protein (CAZy:AA9; COG:G; EggNog:ENOG503NY05) has translation MKSVFVAAGVLAPLAAAHSIFQQAGSGSIDFGTSCTRMPPNNSPVTSVGSSDLACNVGGSRGVAGLCEVSAGDSFFVEMHAQPNDRSCANEAIGGNHFGPVIVYMAKVNDAKTADGASASWFKVDEFGYDAGSKTWGTDTLNKNCGKRTFKIPSKIPAGDYLVRAEAIALHTAGSSGGAQFYMSCYQVRVANSGSGQLPAGVRLPGAYSASDPGILINIWGDFGTYKIPGPAVIDQSYF, from the exons ATGAAGTCTGTCTTTGTCGCCGCTGGCGTTCTCGCCCCCCTGGCTGCTGCCCACAGCATCTTCCAACAGGCTGGCAGTGGATCGATCGACTTCGGCACATCATGCACTCGCATGCCG CCCAACAACTCTCCCGTCACCAGCGTTGGCAGTTCTGATCTTGCCTGCAATGTCGGTGGTTCGCGCGGCGTTGCTGGCCTTTGCGAGGTGAGCG CCGGTGACTCCTTCTTCGTCGAGATGCACGCCCAGCCCAACGACCGCTCCTGCGCCAACGAGGCCATCGGCGGGAACCACTTCGGCCCCGTCATCGTCTACATGGCCAAGGTCAACGACGCCAAGACGGCTGATGGCGCCTCTGCCTCGTGGTTCAAGGTCGACGAGTTCGGCTACGACGCCGGCAGCAAGACCTGGGGCACCGACACCCTCAACAAGAACTGCGGCAAGCGGACGTTCAAGATCCCCAGCAAGATCCCCGCTGGTGACTACCTCGTCAGAGCGGAGGCCATCGCTCTTCATACCGCCGGCTCGAGCGGTGGTGCGCAGTTCTACATGAGCTGCTACCAGGTTAGAGTTGccaacagcggcagcggTCAGCTTCCTGCTGGTGTTAGGCTTCCGGGTGCTTACAGCGCGTCTGACC CTGGTATTCTCATCAACATCTGGGGCGACTTTGGTACCTACAAGATCCCCGGACCTGCCGTCATTGACCAGAGCTACTTCTAA